From Microbacterium invictum, the proteins below share one genomic window:
- the menD gene encoding 2-succinyl-5-enolpyruvyl-6-hydroxy-3-cyclohexene-1-carboxylic-acid synthase produces MAPGEPARADAPDGGRAPAMDAAAALLAQVNALGVEHLIVSPGSRSQALALVAADLEARGRVRVHVRIDERVAGFTALGIARENRVPAAVICTSGTAVANLLPAVLEAHHAGVPLLLLTADRPPELRGVGANQATHQPGMFAPYVRFEADLPVPAELDSDGTGDAITEVRRVTRLAVAASLGADGRTAGPVHLNLPYREPLAGTLPPWIDDDLAAPASAPPAPAPTPVPRGPRTIVVAGADAGPDAEALAHDGGWPLVAEIVSGARFGRHLVHGYRTLLAEPALGGRVERAIVYGHPTLSREIVALLSRADVEILAVRGPGELLNLNGATRAVDAVTVSPGDADRAWLGAWMRASQAASTDLSPAAPDAEGLSSAEPQRRLPAIAAELQVIRAPLDRTALVDAVWRATWPHDRLMFASSRLVRVADAVLGGKRVPVHANRGLAGIDGTLATATGVAIASQTGGAPGVTRLLVGDLAFLHDVGAMLLPPGEDEPRIQVIVGNDGGGTIFDGLEVAAVASAEAMDRVLYTPHTARIEQLAAAYGWEHRRVTTRAALDQALTSPVGGRQIIEVPLER; encoded by the coding sequence ATGGCGCCCGGCGAGCCTGCGCGCGCTGACGCGCCCGACGGTGGGCGCGCTCCGGCGATGGATGCCGCGGCGGCACTGCTCGCACAGGTGAACGCCCTCGGCGTGGAGCATCTCATCGTCAGCCCCGGGTCCCGCTCGCAGGCGCTGGCGCTCGTCGCTGCAGACCTCGAAGCCCGCGGCCGTGTCCGCGTGCACGTGCGGATCGACGAGCGCGTCGCCGGGTTCACGGCCCTCGGCATCGCCCGCGAGAACCGCGTACCCGCGGCGGTGATCTGCACCTCCGGTACAGCCGTCGCGAACCTTCTGCCGGCTGTGCTCGAAGCCCACCACGCCGGGGTCCCGCTGCTGCTGCTGACGGCCGATCGGCCCCCTGAGCTGCGCGGCGTGGGCGCCAACCAGGCCACGCATCAGCCCGGCATGTTCGCCCCCTACGTGCGATTCGAGGCCGACCTGCCCGTGCCGGCCGAGCTCGACTCCGACGGCACCGGAGACGCCATCACCGAGGTCCGCCGGGTGACGCGCCTCGCGGTGGCGGCGAGCCTCGGCGCCGACGGCCGGACGGCGGGCCCGGTGCACCTCAATCTGCCCTACCGGGAGCCGCTGGCGGGCACCCTGCCGCCCTGGATCGACGACGACCTCGCGGCCCCGGCATCCGCCCCGCCCGCTCCGGCACCGACCCCGGTGCCCCGCGGCCCGCGGACGATCGTCGTCGCGGGCGCCGACGCCGGGCCCGACGCCGAAGCCCTCGCCCACGACGGCGGCTGGCCGCTCGTGGCCGAGATCGTCAGCGGCGCACGGTTCGGCCGCCACCTCGTGCACGGCTACCGCACCCTGCTGGCCGAGCCCGCGCTGGGCGGTCGCGTCGAGCGCGCGATCGTCTACGGCCACCCGACGCTCAGCCGCGAGATCGTCGCGCTGCTATCACGCGCCGACGTCGAGATCCTCGCCGTCCGCGGTCCCGGCGAGCTCTTGAATCTGAACGGCGCGACGCGGGCGGTGGATGCCGTGACCGTCAGCCCCGGCGACGCCGATCGCGCATGGCTCGGCGCCTGGATGCGGGCCTCACAGGCGGCATCCACCGACCTCAGCCCCGCCGCCCCCGACGCGGAGGGCCTCTCGTCGGCAGAGCCCCAGCGGCGGCTGCCGGCGATCGCCGCCGAACTGCAGGTGATCCGCGCGCCGCTGGATCGCACCGCCCTGGTCGACGCCGTGTGGCGGGCGACGTGGCCGCACGACCGGCTCATGTTCGCCTCGTCGCGCCTCGTGCGCGTCGCCGACGCAGTGCTCGGCGGCAAGCGGGTGCCCGTGCACGCCAACCGGGGCCTGGCCGGCATCGACGGCACCCTGGCCACCGCGACCGGCGTCGCGATCGCCAGCCAGACCGGGGGAGCACCCGGCGTGACACGGCTGCTGGTCGGCGACCTCGCCTTCCTGCACGACGTCGGCGCGATGCTGCTGCCGCCCGGTGAAGACGAGCCGCGCATCCAGGTCATCGTCGGCAACGACGGCGGCGGCACCATCTTCGACGGACTCGAGGTGGCCGCGGTCGCCTCCGCGGAGGCGATGGACCGCGTGCTCTACACGCCGCACACGGCCCGCATCGAGCAGCTGGCCGCCGCCTACGGGTGGGAGCACCGGCGGGTGACCACCCGCGCGGCCCTCGACCAGGCGCTGACGTCGCCGGTCGGCGGGCGTCAGATCATCGAGGTCCCACTCGAACGCTGA
- a CDS encoding VOC family protein, whose translation MLRIGTTVLTVEDLPRAVAFWTAALGYAPRSAPSDDWAILDPPGKAHWSGLEASLALSVTGYPQHYPPRLHLDLYAEDRAGETARLLALGAREVDWNGYPDDADYIVLEDTEGNRFCVVETGPFSGTG comes from the coding sequence ATGCTCCGCATCGGCACGACCGTCCTGACCGTCGAAGACCTCCCCCGCGCGGTCGCGTTCTGGACCGCCGCGCTCGGATACGCGCCCCGCAGCGCACCGTCGGACGACTGGGCGATCCTCGATCCGCCGGGCAAGGCGCACTGGAGCGGACTCGAGGCGAGCCTCGCCCTGTCGGTGACCGGATACCCGCAGCACTACCCGCCGCGCCTGCACCTCGATCTGTACGCCGAGGACCGGGCAGGCGAGACCGCGAGACTGCTTGCGCTCGGGGCGCGGGAGGTCGACTGGAACGGGTACCCCGACGACGCCGACTACATCGTGCTCGAAGACACCGAGGGCAATCGGTTCTGCGTCGTGGAGACCGGGCCGTTCTCTGGCACCGGCTGA
- a CDS encoding polyprenyl synthetase family protein encodes MTPRPSSPSSQLASRLGPTERIFAGPRMRALAATVDEGLTRVEERLELELQTTDPLVDATTRYLYEAGGKRIRPMLTLLTSQFGDGVNDDVIAGAAALELTHLGSLYHDDVMDGADTRRGVPSAQSVWGNNVAILTGDLLFSRASQLMAGLGERAIRMQADTFERLVLGQMHETVGAQVGDDPVEFYLQVLSDKTGSLIAASAQAGVLFSNAPGAYQQPVLEFGEKAGIAFQLLDDVIDLSADADETGKVPGTDLRAGVPTMPYLLLGRAGDAEAQQLKTAIDDGVARIVDGADPGILDDALARLRDHDATEQTRLLAVEWSEQAVAALEPLPSGAVRDALTRFARFVVDRSR; translated from the coding sequence GTGACTCCGCGCCCGTCCTCGCCCAGCTCGCAGCTGGCGAGCCGTCTCGGCCCGACCGAGCGCATCTTCGCCGGTCCGCGCATGCGCGCGCTCGCCGCGACCGTCGACGAGGGCCTCACGCGCGTCGAGGAGCGGCTTGAGCTCGAACTGCAGACGACCGACCCGCTCGTCGACGCCACGACCCGGTATCTGTACGAGGCCGGCGGCAAGCGCATCCGCCCCATGCTGACGCTGTTGACCTCGCAGTTCGGTGACGGGGTCAACGACGACGTCATCGCCGGCGCCGCTGCTCTCGAACTGACCCACCTCGGCTCGCTCTATCATGACGATGTCATGGACGGCGCGGACACCCGTCGCGGTGTGCCCAGCGCGCAGTCGGTGTGGGGCAACAACGTCGCAATCCTCACCGGTGACCTGCTGTTCTCGCGGGCGAGCCAGCTCATGGCCGGACTCGGCGAGCGTGCGATCCGCATGCAGGCCGACACGTTCGAGCGCCTCGTCCTCGGCCAGATGCACGAGACCGTGGGGGCGCAGGTCGGCGACGATCCCGTCGAGTTCTATCTGCAGGTGCTCTCCGACAAGACCGGGTCGCTCATCGCCGCTTCCGCCCAGGCCGGCGTGCTGTTCTCGAACGCGCCGGGTGCGTACCAGCAGCCGGTGCTCGAGTTCGGTGAGAAGGCCGGCATCGCCTTCCAGCTGCTGGACGACGTCATCGACCTGTCGGCGGATGCCGACGAGACCGGCAAGGTGCCCGGAACCGACCTGCGCGCCGGGGTCCCCACCATGCCGTACCTGCTGCTGGGCCGTGCCGGCGATGCCGAGGCACAGCAGTTGAAGACCGCGATCGACGACGGCGTCGCACGCATCGTCGACGGTGCCGACCCCGGCATCCTGGACGATGCTCTCGCCCGCCTCCGCGACCACGACGCCACCGAGCAGACCCGGCTGCTGGCCGTCGAATGGTCGGAGCAGGCGGTCGCCGCGCTCGAGCCGCTGCCGTCGGGCGCCGTGCGCGATGCGCTCACCCGCTTCGCGCGCTTCGTCGTCGACCGCTCCCGCTGA
- a CDS encoding demethylmenaquinone methyltransferase: MTEQPRRADLGKDPDRVSGMFDQVAAGYDRTNTVLSLGNDKLWRVATTRAIAPRAGQRILDLAAGTAASSVSLARSGAEVVAADFSPGMIAEGRRRHGDIANLSFVEADAMALPFGDEEFDAVTISFGLRNVKDPKLALREMLRVTAPGGKLVICEFSQPPSPVFGAFYRFYNDRVLPVAAKAVSSNADAYDYLGESIRDWPDQATLAAWIREAGWTGVAHRNLSFGIVALHRAVKPHPAH, from the coding sequence GTGACTGAGCAACCGCGACGCGCTGACCTGGGCAAGGATCCCGACCGCGTCAGCGGCATGTTCGACCAGGTCGCCGCCGGCTACGACCGCACCAACACGGTGCTCAGCCTCGGCAACGACAAGCTGTGGCGGGTTGCGACGACGCGGGCGATCGCGCCGCGTGCCGGCCAGCGCATTCTCGACCTCGCAGCCGGCACCGCCGCGAGCTCGGTGAGCCTCGCGCGCAGCGGCGCCGAGGTCGTCGCAGCGGACTTCTCGCCGGGCATGATCGCCGAAGGCCGTCGCCGGCACGGCGACATCGCGAACCTGAGCTTCGTCGAAGCGGATGCCATGGCGCTGCCCTTCGGCGACGAGGAGTTCGACGCGGTCACCATCTCGTTCGGCCTGCGCAACGTCAAAGACCCGAAGCTCGCGCTGCGCGAGATGCTGCGGGTCACGGCGCCCGGCGGCAAGCTCGTGATCTGCGAGTTCTCGCAGCCGCCGTCGCCCGTGTTCGGGGCGTTCTACCGCTTCTACAACGACCGTGTGCTGCCGGTGGCCGCGAAAGCCGTCAGCTCGAATGCCGACGCCTACGACTACCTGGGCGAGTCGATCCGCGACTGGCCCGATCAGGCGACGCTCGCCGCCTGGATCCGCGAAGCGGGGTGGACCGGGGTCGCGCATCGCAACCTGTCGTTCGGGATCGTTGCGCTGCATCGCGCGGTCAAACCGCACCCTGCGCACTGA
- a CDS encoding isochorismate synthase codes for MPTRQLPAPRLRAVTREIEAVDELLEYAAPADPLVWSRRGDTLVGTSAVLEYEGPPDDAAQWWQRVADAGEVDDPLGIPGTGLIAFGALPFDPASAAQARLTVPAVVLGHRGGRTWITRISPIDQPEQPGPGQPGPETPGRPEVESPVEPAPYGPHWSPTVGPGALTPEGYQAAVRAGLAAIAGGEVSKVVLARDLVGSIPPGSDLRRLVRALTVAYPDTWVYAVDGLIGASPETLLTVSGGTVTARVLAGTIARGVDADADTAASVALATSAKDLDEHQYAVQSVLTSLRPHTSALVTEEQPFMLKLPNVWHLATDVEGTLQGGASALDLVHVLHPTAAVAGTPTDAAMDLIRRLEPFDRGRYAGPVGWINAHGDGEWAIALRCAQFELGAATDDGGIPFTAHAGAGIVAGSDPEAEMLETRLKFRPIVDSLA; via the coding sequence ATGCCCACCCGACAGCTTCCCGCCCCGCGACTGCGCGCGGTCACTCGCGAGATCGAGGCGGTGGACGAGCTCCTCGAGTACGCAGCACCCGCAGACCCGCTGGTCTGGTCGCGCCGCGGCGACACGCTCGTCGGCACCTCGGCCGTCCTCGAATACGAAGGTCCGCCGGACGACGCCGCACAATGGTGGCAGCGGGTCGCCGACGCGGGTGAGGTCGACGATCCGCTCGGCATCCCCGGCACGGGTCTGATCGCGTTCGGCGCGCTCCCGTTCGACCCCGCTTCGGCTGCGCAGGCGCGCCTCACCGTCCCCGCGGTCGTGCTGGGACACCGCGGCGGCCGCACCTGGATCACCCGCATCTCCCCGATCGACCAGCCCGAACAGCCGGGCCCCGGCCAGCCGGGCCCCGAGACGCCCGGCCGGCCCGAAGTGGAGTCGCCCGTCGAGCCGGCGCCCTATGGCCCGCACTGGTCCCCCACCGTCGGTCCGGGGGCGCTGACACCGGAGGGCTATCAGGCTGCGGTGCGCGCGGGCCTGGCGGCCATCGCCGGCGGCGAGGTGAGCAAGGTCGTCCTCGCCCGCGACCTCGTCGGCTCGATTCCGCCCGGCTCCGATCTGCGCCGGCTCGTGCGCGCCCTCACCGTCGCGTATCCCGATACGTGGGTCTACGCCGTCGACGGCCTCATCGGCGCGAGCCCCGAGACGCTCCTGACGGTCTCGGGCGGCACCGTCACCGCTCGCGTGCTCGCCGGGACCATCGCGCGCGGCGTGGACGCGGATGCCGACACCGCGGCATCCGTCGCCCTGGCCACCAGCGCGAAGGACCTCGACGAGCATCAGTACGCCGTCCAGAGCGTTCTCACCTCGCTGCGGCCGCACACGAGTGCCCTCGTGACCGAGGAGCAGCCGTTCATGCTGAAGCTGCCCAACGTGTGGCACCTCGCCACCGACGTGGAGGGTACGCTGCAGGGCGGCGCGTCAGCGCTCGATCTGGTGCACGTGCTGCATCCGACGGCGGCTGTGGCCGGAACGCCGACGGATGCCGCGATGGACCTCATCCGCCGGCTCGAGCCGTTCGATCGCGGCCGCTACGCCGGTCCGGTGGGCTGGATCAACGCGCACGGCGACGGCGAATGGGCGATCGCGCTGCGGTGCGCGCAGTTCGAGCTGGGGGCGGCCACCGACGACGGCGGCATCCCGTTCACCGCCCACGCCGGTGCGGGGATCGTCGCCGGCAGCGATCCCGAAGCCGAGATGCTCGAGACCCGGCTGAAGTTCCGTCCGATCGTCGACTCGCTGGCGTGA
- a CDS encoding PLDc N-terminal domain-containing protein → MARVLIPLALLLIAFWIFSILDCALQPPTRHRGVSKPAWLLIVILLPVIGGILWFIVGRSRPKAAPSYRAPDDNPEFLGRIGSTSDQDERIRRLEEELAALDSEADDPPRNDPPVPRPHDGSGDGDTDDQTGTHG, encoded by the coding sequence ATGGCGCGAGTCCTGATACCCCTGGCTCTGCTGCTGATCGCCTTCTGGATCTTCAGCATCCTCGACTGCGCCCTGCAACCGCCGACGCGGCACCGCGGCGTGAGCAAGCCCGCGTGGCTGCTCATCGTGATCCTCCTGCCGGTGATCGGCGGCATCCTCTGGTTCATCGTCGGCCGCAGCCGCCCCAAGGCCGCCCCGAGCTACCGCGCCCCCGACGACAACCCCGAGTTCCTCGGACGCATCGGTTCGACCAGTGACCAGGACGAACGCATCCGCAGGCTCGAAGAAGAACTGGCCGCGCTGGACTCCGAGGCGGACGACCCGCCCCGCAACGACCCGCCCGTCCCTCGGCCGCACGACGGCTCCGGCGACGGCGACACCGACGATCAGACCGGCACCCACGGCTGA
- a CDS encoding DUF4229 domain-containing protein, producing MRTRSVVVYTVLRLLLFVVPFGIMMLFPIMREFSWLAAIFAALIGLSLSMLLLRRPLDEVTSDLAERRARARGQVSDEDAEDAAVDDSEPGTTGQV from the coding sequence ATGCGCACCCGTTCCGTCGTCGTCTACACGGTGCTGCGTCTGCTGCTGTTCGTCGTGCCGTTCGGCATCATGATGCTGTTCCCGATCATGCGCGAGTTCTCCTGGCTCGCGGCGATCTTCGCGGCCCTCATCGGCCTCAGCCTGTCGATGCTGCTGCTTCGGCGGCCCCTCGATGAGGTGACCAGCGATCTGGCCGAGCGCCGGGCGCGGGCACGCGGCCAGGTGAGCGATGAAGATGCCGAGGATGCCGCCGTCGATGACTCCGAGCCGGGAACGACCGGGCAGGTCTGA
- a CDS encoding AMP-binding protein, producing MRLEAVAGADPRDVLRALRQAVLGSGPAVALGADPAASLGANPAASGPRPASDGGDTAASGPRPNSDGGDTAAAAPRPNSDRGDTAAAAPRPNSDRGKTAPSGPRPASDQGTTAAAAPLPDEVPAGTAVVLTTSGSTGYPKRVALSRAALTSSALATADRIGEGAWLLALPASYVAGVQVLVRALVGGREPGILSGSFTPQAFAAAAAGMVSSRGGQRMPTYTSLVPAQLQTLLEGEEAGIRTGLASFEAILVGGQSLPLALAERAAAAGARIVRTYGSTETSGGCVYDGRPLGGVGLRVVDGEVQLSGPTLADGYLGDPERTDDIFPRDVDGTRWYRTGDAGEVSDGVLRITGRRDNVIVSGGINVSLDRVEHIVRGIAGLERAVVVPVADDRWGQASVVVVPRGDVPARDVAGRADALSRDLLADVRDAVGDELGAPARPREVILVDAMPTLPSGKPDRVALRDLIGD from the coding sequence GTGAGACTCGAAGCTGTCGCGGGCGCCGATCCGCGTGACGTGCTCCGGGCGCTGCGCCAGGCGGTGCTCGGCTCGGGTCCCGCCGTCGCGCTCGGCGCGGACCCCGCTGCCTCGCTCGGCGCGAACCCCGCTGCCTCGGGGCCTCGCCCGGCCTCCGATGGGGGCGATACTGCCGCCTCGGGGCCCCGCCCGAACTCCGATGGGGGCGATACTGCCGCCGCGGCGCCCCGCCCGAACTCCGATCGAGGCGATACTGCCGCCGCGGCGCCCCGCCCGAACTCCGATCGAGGCAAGACCGCGCCCTCAGGGCCCCGCCCGGCTTCCGATCAGGGCACTACCGCGGCCGCGGCGCCCCTGCCCGATGAGGTGCCCGCCGGCACGGCCGTCGTGCTGACGACCTCCGGGTCGACCGGATACCCCAAGCGGGTCGCGCTGAGCCGCGCCGCGCTGACCTCGAGCGCCCTCGCGACGGCCGACCGCATCGGCGAAGGAGCCTGGCTGCTCGCGCTTCCGGCGTCGTACGTCGCCGGCGTGCAGGTGCTCGTGCGGGCGCTGGTCGGCGGCCGGGAACCGGGGATCCTGTCCGGCTCCTTCACTCCGCAGGCGTTCGCCGCTGCGGCGGCGGGCATGGTCTCGAGTCGAGGCGGGCAGCGGATGCCCACGTACACCTCGCTCGTCCCCGCGCAACTGCAGACGCTGCTCGAGGGAGAGGAAGCCGGCATCCGCACCGGCCTGGCCTCGTTCGAAGCGATCCTCGTCGGCGGCCAGTCGCTGCCCCTCGCGCTCGCCGAACGCGCCGCCGCGGCGGGCGCACGGATCGTCCGCACGTACGGCTCGACCGAGACCAGCGGCGGCTGCGTGTACGACGGCCGGCCGCTGGGCGGCGTCGGCCTGCGCGTCGTCGACGGCGAAGTCCAGCTGTCCGGGCCCACGCTGGCCGACGGGTATCTCGGCGATCCCGAGCGCACCGACGACATCTTCCCCCGCGACGTCGACGGCACGCGGTGGTACCGCACCGGCGATGCCGGCGAGGTCTCGGACGGCGTCCTGCGCATCACCGGGCGTCGCGACAACGTCATCGTCTCGGGCGGCATCAACGTCTCGCTCGACCGCGTCGAGCACATTGTCCGCGGCATCGCGGGCCTGGAGCGCGCCGTCGTCGTGCCCGTCGCCGACGATCGGTGGGGGCAGGCGTCCGTCGTCGTGGTGCCGCGGGGCGATGTTCCGGCACGCGACGTGGCGGGGCGCGCTGATGCGCTGTCGCGGGATCTCCTCGCCGACGTGCGTGATGCCGTCGGCGACGAACTTGGCGCTCCGGCGCGCCCCCGCGAGGTCATACTCGTAGACGCGATGCCCACGCTGCCGAGCGGCAAACCCGACCGGGTCGCGCTGCGCGACCTCATCGGTGACTGA
- a CDS encoding 1,4-dihydroxy-2-naphthoate polyprenyltransferase yields MAGRSRQQKHSGAKKRQRHGNPQKAHVSRDPRTVEPATFGDWVGAARLRTLPLAVTPILIGTGAALIIDPRFHWVIALCCLIVAVALQIGVNYANDYSDGIRGTDDHRVGPARLTASRKVPARRVLNAALVFFAVAAVAGIAIVIRTQHWWMLLVGAACLVAAWFYTGGRRPYGYAGLGELFVFVFFGLVATAGTTFVQSGAVPQEAWFGGVAAGALACAVLLANNLRDIDQDRAAGKKTLTVRIGKLWTQILYTVLMIVPFAIAAFLALFYPIAWLALLALIPAAAAILIVWTYRHPRELVVALGVTSLTSLGYGALLLWAFVG; encoded by the coding sequence GTGGCAGGCAGATCCCGACAGCAGAAGCATTCCGGCGCCAAGAAGCGGCAGCGACACGGCAACCCGCAGAAGGCGCACGTCTCGCGCGACCCGCGGACGGTCGAGCCGGCGACGTTCGGCGACTGGGTCGGCGCGGCCCGGCTGCGCACCCTGCCGCTCGCGGTGACGCCCATCCTCATCGGCACCGGCGCGGCGCTCATCATCGACCCGCGGTTCCACTGGGTCATCGCGCTGTGCTGCCTCATCGTCGCCGTCGCGCTGCAGATCGGCGTGAACTACGCCAACGACTACAGCGACGGCATCCGCGGCACCGATGACCATCGCGTCGGCCCTGCGCGTCTCACAGCCTCGCGCAAGGTGCCCGCCCGCAGGGTGCTGAACGCCGCGCTCGTGTTCTTCGCCGTCGCGGCAGTCGCCGGCATCGCCATCGTCATCCGCACTCAGCACTGGTGGATGCTGCTGGTTGGCGCCGCATGCCTCGTGGCCGCGTGGTTCTACACCGGCGGCAGACGACCCTACGGGTACGCCGGGCTGGGTGAGCTGTTCGTGTTCGTCTTCTTCGGGCTGGTCGCCACCGCCGGCACGACCTTCGTGCAGTCCGGCGCGGTGCCGCAGGAGGCCTGGTTCGGCGGCGTCGCGGCCGGTGCCCTCGCGTGCGCGGTGCTGCTCGCGAACAACCTGCGCGACATCGACCAGGATCGCGCGGCTGGCAAGAAGACCCTGACCGTGCGCATCGGCAAGCTCTGGACGCAGATCCTGTACACGGTGCTGATGATCGTGCCGTTCGCGATCGCGGCCTTCCTGGCGCTGTTCTACCCGATCGCGTGGCTGGCGCTGCTCGCGCTGATCCCGGCCGCCGCGGCGATCCTGATCGTGTGGACCTACCGGCACCCGCGCGAACTGGTCGTCGCCCTCGGCGTCACGTCGCTCACGTCACTCGGGTACGGCGCCCTGCTGCTGTGGGCATTCGTCGGCTGA
- a CDS encoding PPK2 family polyphosphate kinase: MAQESTHETELSGALLRVGAGFLLSEVDPDATPGVDGGKKDGQKQLADGESRFDELQERLYAQSRVDDDTPAVLLVLQAMDTAGKGGIVRHVIGATDPQGVRLKAFKAPTPEERAHDFLWRIEKELPPAGYIGVFDRSHYEDVLIGRVRELASPKEIERRYHAINAFEERVADSGTHIVKVMLHISADEQKARLTERLDRPDKHWKYHPGDVDERLLWPQYMDAYQTVFERTSTDLAPWHVVPANAKWYARLAVQTLLIEAFERIDPQWPAADFDVEAEKKRLAAS, translated from the coding sequence ATGGCCCAAGAGAGCACGCACGAGACCGAGTTGTCGGGCGCCCTGCTGCGCGTCGGCGCGGGGTTCCTCCTCAGCGAGGTCGACCCGGACGCCACGCCCGGAGTGGACGGCGGCAAGAAGGACGGCCAGAAGCAGCTGGCCGACGGCGAGAGCAGGTTCGACGAGCTGCAGGAGCGGCTGTACGCCCAGAGCCGCGTCGACGACGACACCCCCGCGGTGCTGCTCGTGCTGCAGGCGATGGACACCGCCGGCAAGGGCGGCATCGTGCGCCACGTCATCGGAGCGACCGATCCCCAGGGAGTCCGGCTGAAGGCATTCAAGGCGCCGACGCCCGAAGAGCGTGCGCACGACTTCCTCTGGCGCATCGAGAAAGAACTGCCGCCGGCCGGATACATCGGGGTGTTCGACCGGTCGCACTATGAGGACGTGCTGATCGGCCGGGTGCGCGAGCTCGCGTCGCCGAAGGAGATCGAACGCCGCTATCACGCCATCAACGCCTTCGAGGAGCGGGTGGCCGACAGCGGCACCCACATCGTCAAGGTCATGCTCCACATCTCGGCCGACGAGCAGAAGGCGCGGCTCACGGAACGGCTCGACCGCCCCGACAAGCACTGGAAGTACCACCCCGGCGATGTCGACGAGCGGCTGCTGTGGCCGCAGTACATGGACGCCTACCAGACCGTGTTCGAGCGGACCTCGACCGACCTGGCCCCATGGCACGTCGTGCCGGCGAACGCCAAGTGGTACGCGCGACTGGCCGTGCAGACGCTGCTGATCGAGGCGTTCGAGCGCATCGATCCGCAGTGGCCGGCGGCGGACTTCGACGTCGAGGCCGAGAAGAAGCGGCTGGCCGCCAGCTGA
- a CDS encoding DUF402 domain-containing protein, with the protein MTTRPAPGARLTFRWRKWDGSPHWAHECVYLGSDEWGDWVGQWPGALSSRPGRELRAEGPNVTLMPPDGEWAATFNASHPRMWIYIDVAWQVGWRGGEPEGIDMDLDVIHATDERGIFVDDRDEWDEHAQQFGYPPEVMARLERVTADLERRVTASTPPFDEATSARWLAVLAELGPGPGSGNA; encoded by the coding sequence GTGACGACACGACCCGCACCCGGCGCACGCCTCACCTTCCGCTGGCGCAAATGGGACGGCTCGCCGCACTGGGCGCACGAGTGCGTCTACCTGGGCAGCGACGAGTGGGGCGATTGGGTCGGCCAATGGCCGGGGGCGCTCAGCTCACGGCCCGGTCGCGAACTGCGCGCCGAGGGCCCGAACGTGACGCTCATGCCGCCGGACGGCGAGTGGGCCGCGACGTTCAACGCCTCCCACCCGCGCATGTGGATCTACATCGACGTCGCCTGGCAGGTCGGCTGGCGAGGCGGCGAACCCGAGGGCATCGACATGGACCTCGACGTCATCCACGCCACCGACGAGCGCGGCATCTTCGTCGACGACCGCGACGAGTGGGACGAGCACGCCCAGCAGTTCGGCTACCCGCCCGAGGTGATGGCACGGCTCGAGCGGGTGACGGCTGACCTGGAGCGCCGGGTCACGGCATCCACCCCGCCCTTCGATGAGGCGACATCGGCGCGCTGGCTCGCGGTGCTGGCAGAGCTCGGGCCGGGCCCCGGCAGTGGCAACGCTTAG